One Neodiprion pinetum isolate iyNeoPine1 chromosome 1, iyNeoPine1.2, whole genome shotgun sequence genomic window carries:
- the LOC124216745 gene encoding E3 SUMO-protein ligase ZBED1 isoform X1 yields MENKQIIASNSSKSPGVVDDKNEMQMVLAKMMEEKHTYTYKKLVVPMSMRSIYWKFFGFPATDDGDILTKVKIVCILCKTQIAYNRNTSNLRMHLQNKHAQELMDLEATNPPRRQTLSQETKERRAQKRMLKAGLTNTQHIYTTTADGTVQIDGDIQFVTDPNISLSNMEEDIGMSQPLRVMIKGGTGMGNSGQNVAFLMPEENQIQQSGIDGKTVSDAIAEFIIMDLQLPEVVEGRGFQRLIATLRSPCEIPSKNKLEDEIIPKVYDTFRESVATNLSCVSGEFGLVIEEWRSFSGESFATVSIYYQNMGEPSLECKVLTTLHIPVEWGETQWGTAVDSLLLDWDLRVDRVTAVVVGTSRAELLAALSTRGLALVPCLLHTLQVCAQACFENTEVATILTKCRTAIGAIVSHPAACAALLMQEQILELEENAMVMDYPPVWTSTYQMLEQMVLRRNIIASLLDGMEGIDPEIVSLSNEQWKIVEDLVTVLEPFKVTIMTLSEEKMPLISLLKPLLWQLVSSHLKVKDSDSETARSFKESLSDMLCDRYADPSVTLLLQTATTLDPRFKQLPYATEEDKNMVAGPIKEMLTKLIEEEGGEQSTKIEDEPSSKKNRLSGMELLLGGLCATKTGMPAEEKADLELVQYQSEATAPLDYCPLQWWAKITAKCPNLGRLARRYNCVPACCAPPARIPADMQVLYDTRRAALPPHLADKLLFLHSNHNENEDKIEADIQK; encoded by the exons atggaaaataaacaaataatagcGTCGAACAGTAGTAAGTCACCTGGAGTAGTGGACGATAAGAATGAAATGCAAATGGTCCTTGCTAAGATGATGGAAGAGAAGCATACTTATACATACAAGAAGCTGGTTGTACCAATGTCCATGCGCAGCATTTACTGGAAATTCTTTGGTTTTCCAGCTACGGACGATGGCGATATCTTAACTAAAGTAAAAATCGTCTGCATCCTTTGCAAGACGCAAATTGCATATAACCGTAACACTAGTAACTTACGAATGCACCTTCAAAATAAGCATGCTCAAGAGCTGATGGATCTAGAAGCAACCAATCCTCCTCGTCGCCAAACCCTTTCGCAAGAAACAAAAGAGCGACGAGCTCAAAAACGAATGCTCAAAGCTGGCCTAACTAACACTCAACATATTTATACAACTACAGCAGACGGTACCGTACAAATAGACGGAGACATACAATTTGTCACAGATCCAAACATTAGCCTTTCAAATATGGAGGAAGACATCGGTATGAGCCAGCCATTGCGGGTCATGATCAAAGGCGGTACAGGGATGGGAAATAGTGGTCAAAATGTTGCATTCCTTATGCCAGAGGAGAACCAGATCCAACAGTCTGGTATAGATGGTAAGACTGTATCAGACGCAATTGCTGAATTTATCATAATGGATCTGCAACTGCCGGAAGTCGTTGAAGGCAGAGGATTCCAAAGGCTTATAGCAACCCTTCGTTCTCCTTGTGAAATTCCTAGTAAAAACAAATTAGAAGATGAAATCATACCCAAGGTATACGACACATTCAGAGAATCCGTCGCTACCAATTTGTCTTGCGTTAGCGGCGAGTTTGGTCTCGTAATTGAAGAATGGAGATCATTTTCGGGAGAAAGTTTTGCAACTGTGTCAATTTATTACCAAAATATGGGAGAGCCATCGCTGGAGTGCAAAGTCTTAACGACTTTGCACATACCTGTAGAATGGGGTGAAACTCAATGGGGAACTGCTGTGGATTCATTACTGCTGGACTGGGATCTGAGAGTAGATCGTGTCACAGCTGTAGTTGTAGGAACTTCCAGAGCTGAATTATTGGCAGCTCTGTCCACTCGGGGCTTAGCTTTGGTCCCATGCTTGCTTCATACCCTGCAAGTATGTGCTCAGGCTTGCTTTGAGAATACAGAGGTTGCAACAATCCTAACCAAATGCAGAACTGCAATTGGGGCTATAGTCAGTCATCCTGCTGCCTGTGCTGCTTTGCTTATGCAGGAACAAATACTAGAG CTCGAAGAGAATGCAATGGTCATGGATTATCCTCCGGTATGGACGTCAACGTATCAAATGCTGGAGCAGATGGTGCTACGGAGGAACATAATTGCGTCACTGCTTGATGGAATGGAAGGCATTGACCCAGAGATTGTTAGTCTTTCAAATGAACAGtggaaaatagttgaggatcTTGTTACAGTCCTTGAGCCGTTTAAAGTTACGATCATGACTCTgagcgaagaaaaaatgcCACTTATTTCTCTGTTAAAACCTTTACTGTGGCAGCTCGTTTCCTCCCACTTGAAAGTTAAAGATTCAGACAGTGAAACTGCCCGTTCCTTCAAGGAATCTTTATCCGATATGCTATGTGATCGATATGCTGACCCTAGTGTTACATTACTCCTGCAAACAGCCACCACATTAGATCCACG ATTCAAACAGTTGCCGTATGCCActgaagaagataaaaatatggTAGCTGGACCGATCAAGGAGATGCTAACTAAATTAATAGAAGAGGAAGGTGGGGAACAGAGTACCAAAATTGAAGATGAACCTTccagtaaaaaaaatcgactctCTG GCATGGAACTCTTACTCGGTGGGTTGTGTGCAACAAAAACTGGCATGCCAGCAGAAGAGAAGGCGGACCTGGAACTGGTTCAGTACCAATCTGAGGCAACAGCCCCTCTCGATTACTGCCCTCTGCAGTGGTGGGCTAAAATAACAGCAAAATGTCCAAATCTCGGCCGTCTAGCTCGTAGATACAATTGCGTTCCTGCTTGCTGTGCACCACCTGCCCGTATACCTGCCGATATGCAGGTTCTTTACGACACAAGAAGAGCAGCTCTACCTCCACATTTGGCTGACAAACTGCTTTTTTTGCACAGCAATCATAAC GAAAACGAGGACAAGATCGAAGcagatattcaaaaataa
- the LOC124216745 gene encoding E3 SUMO-protein ligase ZBED1 isoform X2, with protein sequence MENKQIIASNSSKSPGVVDDKNEMQMVLAKMMEEKHTYTYKKLVVPMSMRSIYWKFFGFPATDDGDILTKVKIVCILCKTQIAYNRNTSNLRMHLQNKHAQELMDLEATNPPRRQTLSQETKERRAQKRMLKAGLTNTQHIYTTTADGTVQIDGDIQFVTDPNISLSNMEEDIGMSQPLRVMIKGGTGMGNSGQNVAFLMPEENQIQQSGIDGKTVSDAIAEFIIMDLQLPEVVEGRGFQRLIATLRSPCEIPSKNKLEDEIIPKVYDTFRESVATNLSCVSGEFGLVIEEWRSFSGESFATVSIYYQNMGEPSLECKVLTTLHIPVEWGETQWGTAVDSLLLDWDLRVDRVTAVVVGTSRAELLAALSTRGLALVPCLLHTLQVCAQACFENTEVATILTKCRTAIGAIVSHPAACAALLMQEQILELEENAMVMDYPPVWTSTYQMLEQMVLRRNIIASLLDGMEGIDPEIVSLSNEQWKIVEDLVTVLEPFKVTIMTLSEEKMPLISLLKPLLWQLVSSHLKVKDSDSETARSFKESLSDMLCDRYADPSVTLLLQTATTLDPRFKQLPYATEEDKNMVAGPIKEMLTKLIEEEGGEQSTKIEDEPSSKKNRLSGMELLLGGLCATKTGMPAEEKADLELVQYQSEATAPLDYCPLQWWAKITAKCPNLGRLARRYNCVPACCAPPARIPADMQVLYDTRRAALPPHLADKLLFLHSNHNV encoded by the exons atggaaaataaacaaataatagcGTCGAACAGTAGTAAGTCACCTGGAGTAGTGGACGATAAGAATGAAATGCAAATGGTCCTTGCTAAGATGATGGAAGAGAAGCATACTTATACATACAAGAAGCTGGTTGTACCAATGTCCATGCGCAGCATTTACTGGAAATTCTTTGGTTTTCCAGCTACGGACGATGGCGATATCTTAACTAAAGTAAAAATCGTCTGCATCCTTTGCAAGACGCAAATTGCATATAACCGTAACACTAGTAACTTACGAATGCACCTTCAAAATAAGCATGCTCAAGAGCTGATGGATCTAGAAGCAACCAATCCTCCTCGTCGCCAAACCCTTTCGCAAGAAACAAAAGAGCGACGAGCTCAAAAACGAATGCTCAAAGCTGGCCTAACTAACACTCAACATATTTATACAACTACAGCAGACGGTACCGTACAAATAGACGGAGACATACAATTTGTCACAGATCCAAACATTAGCCTTTCAAATATGGAGGAAGACATCGGTATGAGCCAGCCATTGCGGGTCATGATCAAAGGCGGTACAGGGATGGGAAATAGTGGTCAAAATGTTGCATTCCTTATGCCAGAGGAGAACCAGATCCAACAGTCTGGTATAGATGGTAAGACTGTATCAGACGCAATTGCTGAATTTATCATAATGGATCTGCAACTGCCGGAAGTCGTTGAAGGCAGAGGATTCCAAAGGCTTATAGCAACCCTTCGTTCTCCTTGTGAAATTCCTAGTAAAAACAAATTAGAAGATGAAATCATACCCAAGGTATACGACACATTCAGAGAATCCGTCGCTACCAATTTGTCTTGCGTTAGCGGCGAGTTTGGTCTCGTAATTGAAGAATGGAGATCATTTTCGGGAGAAAGTTTTGCAACTGTGTCAATTTATTACCAAAATATGGGAGAGCCATCGCTGGAGTGCAAAGTCTTAACGACTTTGCACATACCTGTAGAATGGGGTGAAACTCAATGGGGAACTGCTGTGGATTCATTACTGCTGGACTGGGATCTGAGAGTAGATCGTGTCACAGCTGTAGTTGTAGGAACTTCCAGAGCTGAATTATTGGCAGCTCTGTCCACTCGGGGCTTAGCTTTGGTCCCATGCTTGCTTCATACCCTGCAAGTATGTGCTCAGGCTTGCTTTGAGAATACAGAGGTTGCAACAATCCTAACCAAATGCAGAACTGCAATTGGGGCTATAGTCAGTCATCCTGCTGCCTGTGCTGCTTTGCTTATGCAGGAACAAATACTAGAG CTCGAAGAGAATGCAATGGTCATGGATTATCCTCCGGTATGGACGTCAACGTATCAAATGCTGGAGCAGATGGTGCTACGGAGGAACATAATTGCGTCACTGCTTGATGGAATGGAAGGCATTGACCCAGAGATTGTTAGTCTTTCAAATGAACAGtggaaaatagttgaggatcTTGTTACAGTCCTTGAGCCGTTTAAAGTTACGATCATGACTCTgagcgaagaaaaaatgcCACTTATTTCTCTGTTAAAACCTTTACTGTGGCAGCTCGTTTCCTCCCACTTGAAAGTTAAAGATTCAGACAGTGAAACTGCCCGTTCCTTCAAGGAATCTTTATCCGATATGCTATGTGATCGATATGCTGACCCTAGTGTTACATTACTCCTGCAAACAGCCACCACATTAGATCCACG ATTCAAACAGTTGCCGTATGCCActgaagaagataaaaatatggTAGCTGGACCGATCAAGGAGATGCTAACTAAATTAATAGAAGAGGAAGGTGGGGAACAGAGTACCAAAATTGAAGATGAACCTTccagtaaaaaaaatcgactctCTG GCATGGAACTCTTACTCGGTGGGTTGTGTGCAACAAAAACTGGCATGCCAGCAGAAGAGAAGGCGGACCTGGAACTGGTTCAGTACCAATCTGAGGCAACAGCCCCTCTCGATTACTGCCCTCTGCAGTGGTGGGCTAAAATAACAGCAAAATGTCCAAATCTCGGCCGTCTAGCTCGTAGATACAATTGCGTTCCTGCTTGCTGTGCACCACCTGCCCGTATACCTGCCGATATGCAGGTTCTTTACGACACAAGAAGAGCAGCTCTACCTCCACATTTGGCTGACAAACTGCTTTTTTTGCACAGCAATCATAACGTATGA